In Methanococcus voltae, the sequence TTAGGTTATTATTTTATTAGGTTATTATTTTATTAGGTTATTATTTTATTAGGTTATTATTTTATTAGGTTATTATTTTATTAGGTTATTATTTTATTAGGTTATTATTTTTATCAATAATCAAAACTTATTAAATATATAAAATTCAAAAATAATATATGATTAAAAGTAGGTATAAAATTTTAAAGTGGGATTATGGAAATTGAAGAAAAAGAAAAAGAAAATTTAAAAAATAACGCCAATAATATTAATAATAATTTAAATACCTCGCACGATGGCGAATTACATAGCGAAAGGGAATACTGTAAAAAGATTTTAGACGTAAAATATAACCCATATGAAGGATTTCACCCGGCTACAGAAAAAGATGACAAAGGAAAAAAAGTTTTTATTGATGCTAAAAAAATATGCAGGATATTTGGCACAGACGTAAAAACGAAAGTTCTAAACGATGTAAACCTTAAAATCTATGAAAAAGAATTCGTAATGATATTGGGACCGAGTGGGTGCGGTAAAACTACTTTAATGAATATATTAGGCTTATTAGATACGCCTTCATCAGGCAAATTATACATAAATAACAAATTAACCAGTAATATGGCAGAAAGCGAGAGAGCCGTTTTCAGACGTAAAATAGGCGGATTTATATTTCAACAATTCCATTTAATCAATACTTTGACAGCTTTGCAAAACGTCGAGCTACCGATGGTTTTAGATAATTTAGAAACTGAAACTCGAACTCAAAGAGCAATGCGATTATTAAACTTAGTGGGTTTAAAAGGCAAAGAACACAATAGACCATCTCAATTATCAGGAGGGCAACAGCAAAGGGTTGCAATAGCAAGAGCTTTATCGAACAAACCTAAAATATTATTTGCTGACGAACCTACGGGTAATTTAGATAGTGTCAGTGGTAAACAAGTCATGAAACTTATAAAAGAATTACACGACCAAGGAATAACGGTTATTATGGTCACACACGATAGTACACTTTTAAAATACGCTACAAAGGTTATTAAAATGAAAGATGGACTTATTGAAGAATTATTACAAAGGGATGAATAAATTTAAATTTTAATTTAAAATAAAATAAAATAAAATAAAAAAGATATTATATTTTTATATATGCTTATATTATTGCGATTATTATTAATATACTGGGTCATTATGCTCTACAGATAAGTATAATTGCCCTTTTGGTTTATTATTTACGAAATCACCAATGTATTTGTAGTATGCACCTTTTATTTGGGTTCCTTCGTCTTTTTTAGTTAATTTAATAAGTGGGTCTTCAACGATTCCCTCATATTCGAAAGATGGCAATTTGGATTTTAAAGGACCGTTAATTACAATTGCCCCTTTTAACATTTCTCCGCCCGCTCTTCCTTCAACTTCACCGTTGAGCATAATTATTCCACCATTTTGGTGAACACCCGGCATAATTTTACAGTTTCCATTTATTACAATTAAACCTTTTTTCATATATTCTCCGATTTCGGTTCCTACATTTCCGTTAATTGTAATTTTACCGCCGTTCATTCCTCTCCAGTCGCCCCTATAAGCTGAACCTACGTAATCTTTTGCATTTCCGTTAATTACGATTTCGCCACCTTTTAAGTTTTGACCTACCCAGCACTCTGCATTTCCGTTTACAGTGATTTTACCACTTTTCATTTCAGCTCCGACGTACATACCAGCATCACCATTTACGATGATTTCGCCGCCATCCATTTTTTCGCCGATTCTTTTTAATTTCATTGAAGAGCCATTGATTATAACTTTTAAAGTCGCATCTCCGTCATCATTTTCATTTACAACTACATCACATAATTCATCTACGGAAATTTTTTTATTTCCTTGAGGTAATTGAATTTTTTTGATTTCTTCGATACCCATATCTTGGAGATTTTTAGGCAATAAGCTGTCTAATTCCACAGGCACGTCAATCTCTGCATTAACTGTGAATATAACTTCTTTCATTATTTCACCCGTTTATTTGGTGATTATTTAATAATTTGAATCCATTTTATTATTTTTATTATTTTTATTATTTTATTGGTGTTATTATATTATTTTATTATTTTATTATTGAGTTATTTTAATTTTTATTTTAAGTTATTTAAGTTTAAAAAATTAAATTAGTTGATATTTTAGTATTTTAGTATTTTATTTAATTTCTGTTGCATCGATGTTTATAGGTTCCCATTGATTAGCGTAAGCTTCTTGAACTGGGTAATTCTCGATGTTAACTGAGTAATATTTCTTAAATCTTACTGTTAAATCCTTCATTAATTCAGCTTCTAATTCTTCGTTTATCTTAGCATCTACGTAGATTGTGTTTCCGAATACTTCTTTAACTACATTTCCATCTTTAACTACGATTTCACCGTCTTTAAATGCGTAGCTTGCTTCAAGGAATGCTTTTTCAATCTTTTTACCGTTTTTCTCTTCTGGGTCGATGTCGTAGATTGCGATGTCTGCTCTTGCACCTAAACCTAAGTGTCCCCTATCGTCGCTTAAACCGAGTACTTTTGAAGTATTAGCTCTTGTAATTTTAGCTATTTCGTACATGGTGTACTCTCTGTCTGTATCGGTTATATGGCTCTTTTGAGCTGCCCATTTGTGAACTCTGTTCTCAATCCAGTCTTTTCTGTATTCTTCACTGATTAACCACGCAATAACTCTTGGATATCTGATAAATGGTCCTGCGTTAGGGTGGTCAGTTGTTAAAATAACTTTATCGGAATTAGCGTGTAAGAATAAATCTAAACCGATAGCCCATTGTAATGAGTATACGGGTCCTTTAGGTGAGTAGATAAATGGAACTACACCGGAACCTGTTTCAAGCTCAACATCACAGTTTGCCCATTTTAAACCATTTGTCATATGCAAATCATATTCCATTGGTCCGTCTGCGGTCATTGTGGTTGTTTCGTCAAGTGTAATCTGCCCAATGTCCACCATTAAGTGGTCATTCTTGTTTACATACTCCGCCATTTCTACACCTTTACTTACACAGTCTTTCCAGCTTGTACCGCCGTAAGAGTGGAATTGTAAGTGAGTATTGTAGTAAACTGTGTCCCTTTTACCGAACTTAGGTTTTGCTTTGATATCTTTTACGCATTCCATAGTTTCGAGTGTAGTTTCCCAGTTTCCAGGGTGTCCTAAATTGTTAGGATGTACGTGAATTGAGTGAGGGAGACCTAACATTTCGTTTACTTGCGCTAAACCTCTTACAATGTCTCTTGGAGTAATTCCAAAGTAAGGGATTTCGTCATCTAATCCGTGAACGTTTTTACCCCAACCCCAAGCTTCCGTACCGCCAGGGTTAACGATTTTAATTGCAAATCCTCTTGTAGCTTTCAAAAGCCAAGCTACGTAAGCTGCACACATATTTAAATCGCCAGCTTTTAAGTATTCTAAAACCATCCAGTTATTACCAAATAATGGCATAGCTGCTTTGTCGATTTGTGGCAAGTCGATGAACTCTTCGTGTGTGTGTCTTGCGATTAATGGAGGCATAGCTGCTTCTATAACTGTTGTATATCCCATACCAGAATATTGGTATCCTGTTTTATATGTGGAAGGTACTGAAAACCCAGAACCTTTTCTTAAGCCTTCTCTGTTCCAGATATCTTTTTTACTGTCTTCTGGTCTTAATGTTCTACCCGTATTTACCTTAGCACCTGCAATGTGGCTGTGAGAGTCTACACCGCCCGGCATTACTATTTTATTGTTTGCATCAAGCACAGTAGCGTTGTTAGAAACACTTTCTACAATTCTGCCGTCTTTGACACAGATATCCATTTTTTCGCCGTCTACTTTATTGGTAGGGTCGTATACGGTACCATTTTTAATGATGTATTCCATGAAATCACCCTTGAATATCCATATTTATAATTTTAATATTCTAATTTCTATCAGTATTTAATAATTTAAGGTCATTTAGTTGATATTTTTTGAATTTTTCAATTAGTAATGATATATAACAACATATTAATTTTTAATAAAACCAATTATAATTTATTATAAACTATTACAATCTACTATATTTTAGTATAATTTAGCAATATTTATCAAAAATTACTCAATATATGCTTGTCTCATCAATTCAGTCATCATTAAGACTTTTTTATTGGTTTTTTCAACATCCACCGCAATAGGTCCCTTAAAGGAAGGCATTGCCGTACTTTCAGTATCTGGAAGAACAACTCTGTTTGCCCAAGGTCCCATCGGTATGAATATCATTCCTGCAGGAGCTTCTTCTTTGGTGGTTATTACATTTACAACGACGTTTCCATAGTCTGATATAACTTCAATGGCATCACCGTCTCTAACGCCCAATTTAAGCATATCATTACCGTTCATGTAGCAAACTGCCGCAGCCTTTTTGTAAAGTTCCAAGTTTTTGCCTGCTTCTATGGCTTCACCTTGCCATATGGTTCTACCTGTATTTAGCATGAATTTCATATAATCACCTATTCAGTTAATAACCGTTAATTTATTAACTAAATTCAATTTATGATTTAATTCTAATTTAAATTTTATTTTTTAAGCTTAAATCTTATTTAATAAAGTTTTAGTTGATTAATTAATTATTAATTTTTTTTTGATATTTTATGGATTATGAAATATGTTAATATTAATTTAAGAATTACACCGCTATAATTCAAAAATTAAAATTTTATTTAAGGTATTTTATTATTTTATTATTTTATTATTTATTTCTTGATAATTTCGAGTTCTATTGCATCTACAGGGCAAGCTTCAATACAAGCACCGCAACCACCGCATAATTCCGGTTTTAAAACGGTTACAACCCCATTTTCAATTCTCATTATCAATTTTTCATCACTACTTGGACCTTTGCCACCGAATACATCAGCATCTTGTGCGTTTACAGGACAAGCTACAACACAGTTTCCGCAACCGTGGCATCTTTCAGGGTACACTTTAAGACTGTACATTTAATCACCTTTATGTATTTACGTTTAATATGTTTAAAGAATCTGAAATCAATTTAAAAAATTAAATTAATTCAATAATTTTGAGAATGCTTTTTCCCAAGCTGGCGCTTTTGCATCAGTCATGTTTATTTTTGTTCTCTTAACTTCTAACGCACTTACCGGACAAGCGTGTGTACAAGCTCCGCATAATACACATACATCCTGGTTAACTTCAACTCTCGGAGTAATTTCCCCTTGTACTTTTGATTTAGGGAATACTAACGCATTACATGGGCATACTGAAACACAAGCTCCACAGGCATTACATGCTTTTTCGTTAACAATTAATTCTCCTTCGAAAGGCTTTTGAACTTCGATAGCTTCAGCAGGACAGATGTTAGCACACCATCCGCAAGTCACACATAATTCCTTATCGATGTTTGTTTGTCCTTTAATTTCCTTGTAAAGCTCAGGTTTTGGAATTCTGCTTGCTAATGGACATTTGTAGCAAATTGCTTCAATTGCATCGTGTGGACAAGCTTTTTCACATACTTTACAGTATACACAAGCATCTGTATCTACAACGATTTCTTTGTATGGTTTCAATGATTTAGAGTTTAAATCATTTGGTATTAATTGAATAGCGTCAGCAGGACAGTATTCTGCACAGATACCACATAAAACACACTTGTCATTGAAGTTAATTTCTCCTAAAACAAGTGTTTTTCTTTCTGGGAGCTCTCTTTCAACTTCGATAGCGCATTGTGGACATACGATTTCACATTGCTCACATAAAACACATTTATCTTGGTTTAAAGTGATGTCTCTTTTTATTTTTGGGTATTGTTCCATTTCTTTGATGGATTTGCCGTTGATTGACAAGTTCATTGCATCAAATGGACAAGCACAGGCACACATACCGCATAAAACACATTTTTCGGAGATATCTACTTTATCAGCTTCGATGTCCCCTCTGAAGATAGCACCTAAAGGTCCCATTTCAATAGCTTTTGTTGGGCAAATTTCACTACAAATTCCGCAACCAACACAAACACAATCTTCCCATTTTAAGATTCTGCTTTCCACGCCCTCTCTTTTAATTTGGATGACGCCTTCATTTTGGTCTTTAATAACATTTTTCATTATATGCCTCCATCCATACGTACAATTACAATGAATAACTATTATGAATTATTAACTAAGCATAAATAATAGATATTTAGCTAATTTATCATAATAAAGGTATTAAAATTATATTTGTGGGTTATATAATTCAATAATGATTAGTCAATAATTATTGATTGATATATAAATAATATTTAATTAATAATTAAATGATAGTTAACCGATATCTAATTAATATTTGATTAATATTCATAGAATATCGATATTTTAAAAATATATTAATTTACCGTAGTAATATTGATTAACATTTAAATTATATCCATAAATTTAATATTATTCGTATTTTTATATGTTTATATTTTCATATTTCACATTTCATATTTTCAATGTTTATGAAAATTACAAATCACAACAATGCGGCATCAAATTATATTTTATGGCTGGTCAAAATCCTGAGAAATCAGTTCAAATTTTAATTTTCCAGTACTTTTAAATCGTATTGCTGAAACAGGGCACTCATCAATACAATCACCACATAAAACGCACGCTTGATGGTCTATAGAAATACCGATGTTGTCAGTATTGTTTACAGCACCATAAGGGCACTCTAAACACTTTCCACAACCTATACAAGCATTTGATTTGTAGATTATCGCAATGTCATACAAAGAATTTATTAATTTCTTAGTAAGTTGTTTATTATCACTCAATGAACTTATTATGGGTATACTTAACTCCATTGGTAATTTAACAATCT encodes:
- a CDS encoding ABC transporter ATP-binding protein, yielding MDAKKICRIFGTDVKTKVLNDVNLKIYEKEFVMILGPSGCGKTTLMNILGLLDTPSSGKLYINNKLTSNMAESERAVFRRKIGGFIFQQFHLINTLTALQNVELPMVLDNLETETRTQRAMRLLNLVGLKGKEHNRPSQLSGGQQQRVAIARALSNKPKILFADEPTGNLDSVSGKQVMKLIKELHDQGITVIMVTHDSTLLKYATKVIKMKDGLIEELLQRDE
- the fwdC gene encoding tungsten-dependent formylmethanofuran dehydrogenase subunit FwdC — its product is MKEVIFTVNAEIDVPVELDSLLPKNLQDMGIEEIKKIQLPQGNKKISVDELCDVVVNENDDGDATLKVIINGSSMKLKRIGEKMDGGEIIVNGDAGMYVGAEMKSGKITVNGNAECWVGQNLKGGEIVINGNAKDYVGSAYRGDWRGMNGGKITINGNVGTEIGEYMKKGLIVINGNCKIMPGVHQNGGIIMLNGEVEGRAGGEMLKGAIVINGPLKSKLPSFEYEGIVEDPLIKLTKKDEGTQIKGAYYKYIGDFVNNKPKGQLYLSVEHNDPVY
- the fwdA gene encoding tungsten-dependent formylmethanofuran dehydrogenase subunit FwdA, which encodes MEYIIKNGTVYDPTNKVDGEKMDICVKDGRIVESVSNNATVLDANNKIVMPGGVDSHSHIAGAKVNTGRTLRPEDSKKDIWNREGLRKGSGFSVPSTYKTGYQYSGMGYTTVIEAAMPPLIARHTHEEFIDLPQIDKAAMPLFGNNWMVLEYLKAGDLNMCAAYVAWLLKATRGFAIKIVNPGGTEAWGWGKNVHGLDDEIPYFGITPRDIVRGLAQVNEMLGLPHSIHVHPNNLGHPGNWETTLETMECVKDIKAKPKFGKRDTVYYNTHLQFHSYGGTSWKDCVSKGVEMAEYVNKNDHLMVDIGQITLDETTTMTADGPMEYDLHMTNGLKWANCDVELETGSGVVPFIYSPKGPVYSLQWAIGLDLFLHANSDKVILTTDHPNAGPFIRYPRVIAWLISEEYRKDWIENRVHKWAAQKSHITDTDREYTMYEIAKITRANTSKVLGLSDDRGHLGLGARADIAIYDIDPEEKNGKKIEKAFLEASYAFKDGEIVVKDGNVVKEVFGNTIYVDAKINEELEAELMKDLTVRFKKYYSVNIENYPVQEAYANQWEPINIDATEIK
- the fwdD gene encoding tungsten-dependent formylmethanofuran dehydrogenase subunit FwdD, with the translated sequence MKFMLNTGRTIWQGEAIEAGKNLELYKKAAAVCYMNGNDMLKLGVRDGDAIEVISDYGNVVVNVITTKEEAPAGMIFIPMGPWANRVVLPDTESTAMPSFKGPIAVDVEKTNKKVLMMTELMRQAYIE
- a CDS encoding 4Fe-4S binding protein codes for the protein MYSLKVYPERCHGCGNCVVACPVNAQDADVFGGKGPSSDEKLIMRIENGVVTVLKPELCGGCGACIEACPVDAIELEIIKK
- the fwdF gene encoding tungsten-dependent formylmethanofuran dehydrogenase subunit FwdF, whose product is MKNVIKDQNEGVIQIKREGVESRILKWEDCVCVGCGICSEICPTKAIEMGPLGAIFRGDIEADKVDISEKCVLCGMCACACPFDAMNLSINGKSIKEMEQYPKIKRDITLNQDKCVLCEQCEIVCPQCAIEVERELPERKTLVLGEINFNDKCVLCGICAEYCPADAIQLIPNDLNSKSLKPYKEIVVDTDACVYCKVCEKACPHDAIEAICYKCPLASRIPKPELYKEIKGQTNIDKELCVTCGWCANICPAEAIEVQKPFEGELIVNEKACNACGACVSVCPCNALVFPKSKVQGEITPRVEVNQDVCVLCGACTHACPVSALEVKRTKINMTDAKAPAWEKAFSKLLN
- a CDS encoding 4Fe-4S dicluster domain-containing protein: MPEHILSGIKSIVALNLRKDGKLQREIADYLEMDRSIVSHYLHGRYPSRKVIEVSEKIVKLPMELSIPIISSLSDNKQLTKKLINSLYDIAIIYKSNACIGCGKCLECPYGAVNNTDNIGISIDHQACVLCGDCIDECPVSAIRFKSTGKLKFELISQDFDQP